The following are encoded together in the Panthera leo isolate Ple1 chromosome B4, P.leo_Ple1_pat1.1, whole genome shotgun sequence genome:
- the LOC122223636 gene encoding olfactory receptor 6C2-like has translation MRNCTAVTTFILLGLTDDPKIQVLLFVFLFLTYMLSVAGNLIIITLTLLDSHLKTPMYLFLRNFSFLEVSFTTVCIPRFLYMMTTGDNTVTYNACATQLFFVVLFGATEFFLLAAMSYDRYVAICKPLHYTTIMNNRVCTTLILCCWFAGLLIILPPLGMGLQLEFCDSNVIDHFGCDASPILQITCSDTVLIERIVLSFAVLTLIITLVCVVLSYTYIIKTILQFPSAQQRRKAFSTCSSHMIVVSITYGSCIFIYIKPSAKEGVATNKVVSVLTTSVAPLLNPFIYTLRNKQVKDAFKDTVKRIVFLTKK, from the coding sequence ATGAGAAATTGCACAGCAGTAACAACATTCATCCTTCTGGGATTAACAGATGACCCCAAAATACAAGttctgctttttgtatttttgtttctcaCCTACATGTTGAGTGTGGCTGGAAACCTCATCATTATCACCCTCACACTTTTGGATTCCCATCTTAAAACTCCTATGTATCTTTTCCTCCGGAATTTCTCTTTCTTAGAAGTCTCATTCACCACTGTCTGTATTCCCAGATTCCTGTATATGATGACAACTGGAGACAATACTGTTACCTACAATGCTTGCGCCAcccaattattttttgttgtccTCTTTGGAGCAACAGAATTTTTTCTCCTTGCTGCCATGTCatatgaccgctatgtggccatttgTAAGCCCCTGCACTACACAACCATCATGAACAACAGAGTCTGTACTACCCTCATTCTCTGTTGTTGGTTCGCTGGACTGTTAATCATCCTCCCACCTCTTGGCATGGGCCTCCAGCTGGAATTCTGTGACTCAAATGTGATTGATCACTTTGGCTGTGATGCATCTCCTATTTTGCAGATAACCTGCTCAGACACAGTGTTAATAGAGAGAATTGTTTTGAGTTTTGCTGTGCTGACACTCATTATTACTTTAGTGTGTGTAGTCCTCTCCTATACATACATCATTAAGACCATTCTACAATTCCCTTCTGCCCAACAAAGGAGAAAGGCCTTTTCCACCTGCTCTTCCCATATGATTGTGGTTTCCATCACTTATGGCAGCTGTATCTTCATCTACATCAAACCTTCAGCAAAGGAAGGGGTAGCTACTAATAAAGTAGTGTCTGTGCTCACTACTTCAGTTGCCCCTTTGCTTAATCCATTCATTTATACACTTCGAAACAAACAAGTGAAAGATGCCTTCAAAGACACAGTAAAACGGATTGTATTTCTCACCAAGAAGTAA